A region of uncultured Draconibacterium sp. DNA encodes the following proteins:
- a CDS encoding bifunctional riboflavin kinase/FAD synthetase: MKIHYSLNDFNATNPVVTIGTFDGLHKGHQSVIEELKQLASEINGETVIFTFYPHPRVVTSPNEKSLRLLTTKEEKIKLFEKFGVDHLIIYPFNKEFAELSYTDFVKDILVNKIGTRCLVVGYDHRFGKNREGGYEYLQACAKKNNFTVKKTDALSVEAEKVSSTKIRAALQSGDIKKANQYLGYEFTLHGTVVKGMQLGRKLGFPTANIEASDKYKIIPGYGVYAVLVEIEDKQYKGMLNIGTRPTFNNNADNRSIEVNIFDFSGDMYGNDITLIFIDKIREEQKFAGVDALVEQLKTDKQIALQLLTDY, translated from the coding sequence GTGAAGATCCATTATTCGCTCAACGATTTTAATGCCACTAACCCTGTAGTAACCATCGGTACTTTCGATGGGCTGCACAAAGGACATCAATCGGTTATTGAAGAATTAAAACAACTGGCCAGTGAAATTAATGGCGAAACGGTGATCTTTACCTTTTACCCGCACCCCCGGGTTGTAACTTCGCCCAACGAAAAAAGCCTTCGTTTGCTGACGACCAAAGAGGAGAAAATTAAGTTGTTCGAAAAGTTTGGCGTCGATCACCTGATCATTTATCCTTTTAACAAAGAATTTGCGGAGTTATCGTACACCGACTTTGTAAAAGATATTTTGGTGAATAAAATAGGCACACGTTGTTTGGTTGTGGGTTACGATCACCGTTTTGGAAAAAATCGTGAGGGCGGTTACGAATACTTGCAGGCATGTGCTAAGAAGAACAATTTTACCGTTAAAAAAACCGATGCATTGTCGGTTGAGGCCGAAAAAGTGAGTTCTACAAAAATAAGGGCAGCATTACAATCGGGCGATATAAAAAAGGCCAACCAGTACCTGGGTTACGAGTTTACCTTGCACGGAACCGTTGTAAAAGGTATGCAACTTGGCCGCAAACTGGGTTTCCCCACCGCAAACATTGAAGCATCGGATAAATACAAAATTATTCCGGGCTACGGCGTTTATGCTGTTTTAGTTGAAATTGAAGACAAACAGTATAAAGGCATGCTGAATATAGGCACGCGCCCAACCTTTAACAACAATGCCGACAACAGAAGTATAGAGGTAAATATTTTTGATTTTTCGGGCGATATGTATGGCAACGATATCACGTTGATTTTTATCGACAAAATCAGGGAAGAACAGAAATTCGCAGGTGTTGATGCTTTGGTAGAGCAGCTTAAAACCGACAAACAAATAGCACTTCAGCTTCTTACCGACTACTAG
- a CDS encoding endonuclease/exonuclease/phosphatase family protein, whose protein sequence is MRKALRTILFLVNMLLALALAISYLAVYIPPDKYWLPSLFGMAYPFLLGGNLLFIVLWILFKPRYALLSGGMVLIGWGYFTHFMQLKGKSSEEATIKVVSYNVKHFVADTSGTQRENATKIISFLADQNADIICLQEARLRKNNIFNLAQTVQNLESIKHYQFARSSTSYGSVTMTRYPILNMGEIRFENSRNITIYTDVLIDSDTVRIFNIHLQSYHIDPTKYSIIESPGINEEKDIEEVKEMGAKFKEAFQSRAKQVREIRKYIDESPHNVIVCGDFNDTPVSFSYHILADGLTDAFVNSGQGIGRTYIGKLPSFRIDYILHGDRFESYNFKTLDYRMSDHLPISCSLLKKD, encoded by the coding sequence TTGAGAAAAGCACTCCGTACAATACTGTTTCTTGTCAATATGCTGCTGGCCCTGGCCTTAGCGATATCGTACCTGGCGGTGTACATTCCGCCCGATAAGTATTGGCTGCCGTCGTTATTCGGAATGGCCTACCCGTTTTTGCTGGGTGGTAATCTCCTGTTTATTGTACTTTGGATTTTATTTAAACCGCGATATGCCCTTTTGTCGGGAGGAATGGTGTTAATTGGTTGGGGGTACTTCACTCATTTTATGCAGCTAAAAGGTAAAAGCAGCGAGGAGGCAACTATTAAGGTTGTGTCGTACAACGTAAAACATTTTGTGGCCGACACCAGCGGAACGCAGAGAGAAAATGCAACAAAGATCATCTCGTTTTTAGCCGACCAAAATGCAGATATTATTTGTTTACAGGAAGCCCGTTTGCGAAAGAACAACATTTTCAATCTTGCCCAAACAGTACAAAATCTAGAATCGATAAAACACTACCAGTTTGCGCGTTCGAGCACCAGTTATGGTTCGGTAACCATGACCCGCTATCCGATTCTAAATATGGGCGAAATACGATTTGAAAATTCCAGAAATATTACCATTTATACCGATGTTTTGATCGACTCGGATACGGTTCGTATTTTCAATATTCATTTACAATCCTACCACATCGACCCGACTAAATATTCAATTATTGAATCGCCGGGAATAAACGAGGAAAAAGACATTGAGGAAGTGAAAGAAATGGGGGCGAAATTTAAAGAGGCCTTTCAGTCGCGTGCAAAGCAGGTGCGCGAAATTCGAAAATATATCGATGAGTCGCCTCATAATGTGATTGTTTGCGGCGATTTTAACGATACGCCGGTTTCTTTTTCGTACCACATTTTAGCCGATGGATTAACCGATGCTTTTGTTAATTCGGGGCAGGGAATAGGCCGTACCTACATCGGAAAATTGCCTTCGTTTCGTATTGATTATATTTTGCATGGCGACCGGTTTGAGTCATACAATTTTAAGACGCTCGATTACCGAATGTCAGATCATTTGCCAATAAGCTGCAGTTTGTTAAAGAAAGACTAG
- the prmC gene encoding peptide chain release factor N(5)-glutamine methyltransferase, translating to MQKTIQYIRAELAPFYPETEITGFVQLIMNSVLGLSYTQMILEKDRVLETSESDRIKAIVKRLKTHEPIQYILGITEFYGLELKVQPGVLIPRPETEELVDWICKTKIPIAAKILDIGTGSGCIPLALKNELPTAEVMAVDVSENALLIARENAHKHKLEVAFELSDILKWNERSWPRFDVIVSNPPYVMEREKKQMEANVLEHEPGLALFVSDTDPLIFYRTIAQFASKHLNESGNLFFEINENLGEEMIALVKQLGFKSIELRRDLNWKNRMLRCQK from the coding sequence ATGCAGAAAACTATTCAATACATCCGGGCAGAATTGGCACCGTTTTATCCCGAAACCGAAATTACCGGATTTGTACAACTAATAATGAATAGCGTGTTGGGTTTGTCGTACACGCAAATGATTCTGGAAAAAGACAGGGTGTTGGAAACCTCCGAATCGGATCGGATAAAGGCGATTGTTAAGCGACTTAAAACCCACGAACCCATTCAATATATTTTGGGTATTACCGAATTTTACGGATTAGAGCTGAAAGTACAGCCGGGCGTTTTAATTCCGCGGCCGGAAACCGAGGAGCTGGTAGACTGGATCTGTAAAACGAAGATTCCGATAGCTGCAAAAATTCTGGATATTGGCACCGGAAGTGGCTGTATTCCGCTGGCCTTAAAAAATGAACTCCCCACTGCAGAGGTTATGGCTGTTGATGTATCAGAGAATGCACTGTTGATTGCAAGAGAAAATGCACATAAGCATAAGCTTGAAGTGGCATTTGAACTCTCTGATATTTTAAAGTGGAATGAGCGCTCGTGGCCGCGTTTTGATGTTATCGTTAGCAATCCGCCCTATGTAATGGAGCGCGAAAAAAAGCAGATGGAAGCCAATGTGTTGGAGCACGAACCCGGGTTGGCTTTGTTCGTAAGCGATACTGATCCGTTGATTTTTTACCGCACTATCGCGCAGTTTGCTTCGAAACATTTAAACGAAAGCGGTAACCTGTTTTTTGAGATCAACGAAAACCTGGGTGAAGAAATGATAGCTCTTGTTAAACAATTGGGATTTAAGTCGATAGAATTACGTCGCGATTTGAACTGGAAAAACCGCATGCTCCGATGTCAAAAATAA
- the ribD gene encoding bifunctional diaminohydroxyphosphoribosylaminopyrimidine deaminase/5-amino-6-(5-phosphoribosylamino)uracil reductase RibD translates to MTTEEKYMARCIELARMGAGHVSPNPMVGCVIVHSGRIIGEGFHQKHGQAHAEVNAINSVTDAAKLKESTIYVSLEPCAHYGLTPPCSDLIIQKQIPRVVVGSIDPFAKVAGKGIERLKNAGIEVKTGVLKKECDELNRRFFTFHKKQRPYILLKWAQTSDGFIDKDRSAEDYGEPTWITGPRALLRVHQMRAEEDAIMVGTNTAEKDNPSLTVRLIKGKNPLRIVLDRQLRLDKQLNLFDNSTETIVFNGLENHSYKKNEYIKIDFSDQLLPQILEVLHQKNILSLIVEGGQQLLTTFIDAGLWDEAHVYTGHTYFGKGIKAPELSATSTENELIGKDKLVVYRNTAG, encoded by the coding sequence ATGACAACCGAAGAAAAATATATGGCTCGATGTATTGAGCTGGCCCGTATGGGTGCCGGACATGTTTCGCCTAACCCGATGGTTGGTTGCGTTATCGTTCATTCCGGCCGGATTATCGGCGAAGGATTTCACCAGAAACACGGGCAGGCTCATGCCGAAGTAAACGCCATAAACTCGGTTACCGATGCAGCAAAACTAAAAGAAAGTACCATTTATGTTTCGTTGGAACCCTGTGCACATTACGGGTTAACACCACCTTGTTCCGACCTGATTATTCAGAAACAAATTCCGCGTGTGGTAGTTGGCAGTATCGATCCGTTTGCCAAAGTGGCCGGGAAAGGAATTGAAAGACTAAAAAATGCCGGTATTGAAGTAAAAACAGGCGTTCTGAAAAAAGAATGCGACGAGCTGAACAGGCGCTTTTTTACTTTTCATAAAAAACAACGGCCTTACATTTTGCTGAAATGGGCACAAACTTCTGATGGGTTTATCGATAAAGACCGAAGTGCAGAAGACTATGGAGAGCCAACCTGGATTACCGGGCCGCGGGCACTGTTGCGGGTACACCAAATGCGGGCGGAAGAGGATGCAATTATGGTAGGTACAAATACCGCCGAGAAAGATAATCCATCGCTAACCGTACGGCTGATAAAAGGAAAAAATCCGCTGCGTATTGTGCTCGACCGCCAGCTGCGTCTAGACAAACAACTGAACCTTTTCGATAATTCAACCGAAACAATTGTTTTTAACGGGCTAGAGAACCACAGCTACAAAAAAAACGAATACATTAAAATCGATTTCTCTGATCAGCTTCTCCCACAAATACTGGAAGTGCTACATCAAAAGAATATTCTCTCGCTGATCGTTGAAGGAGGACAGCAATTGCTTACAACTTTTATCGATGCAGGGTTATGGGACGAAGCGCATGTTTACACCGGGCACACCTATTTTGGCAAGGGTATAAAAGCACCTGAGTTATCAGCCACTTCAACTGAAAATGAATTAATAGGGAAAGACAAACTTGTAGTCTACAGAAATACGGCTGGATAG